The Chloracidobacterium sp. genomic sequence GCATCCTCGATGGTCATCTTCAGAGGATTATGAGCCATTACGAACGGAGCGAATTCGAGCCAGTGTTTCGGGCGATGAAGCCGACCGGTCTTCTGCAAACGCGTGTAAAGCGGAGTTGCGGGAAACGGCGTCAATTGGCCAAAAACCGGAAGCCCCGGAGCCCAGCTTTCGATCTCGTCCACCGTTCTGTCGGCGACGCCGACCGTGTCATTGTCCATTCCAAAAATGAACGAAGTGATGGCGTAGATGTTACGTCGAGCCAGGCCGTCGAGCACGGCCTGATAATTGGCCGGTTTAGAAAACGTCTTGTTGACGTCCGCCATATTGGCCGGATCGATCGACTCCATTCCGATAAAGATCCATTTGCCGCCGGCCTCTGCGATCAGGTCAACGAGTTCTTCGTCCGCGAGCAAGTTAGCGCTGATCTGGGCTACCCACGGCAGCGTGGCACCGGCGGCGATCATATCGCGGAGCAGTCCTTTGAGCCGCTTTTTATTGATAGCCAGATTGTCATCAATAAAGAATACGGCGATCTGGCCTTTTTCCTTTCTAGCGCGTGCCTTTAGCCGCAGCAGTTCGTCGATCACGCTCTCATTGGTGCGAAAGCGGATCGAGTCGCCAAAAAATCCGGTCACGGTACAAAATTCGCAGCCGTAAGGGCAACCGCGTCCGGTCTCGATCGGAACTACAAAGAATTTGCCCCAGCCCGCTCCCGCTTTGGAAAGTGGGCCTTGCAGAAACTTAGGTACGAGTGAGAATTGGTCGAGATCCAGCGTCTCCCAGGGGATATGCGGGTATGGCTGTAGGTCCGGCTTAAAATCATTACCCTTTTCGTCCACCTTAGGTTGATAAACCTCTTTGAGGTTGCCGCTAGCCGCATCTTCGACGATCTGAGCCCAATACTCATCCGCTTCGCCGAGAGCGACGGCATCAGCGTGACGCGGGCCGCCATCCTTGCCAAGTGCCTCGTCCGGACACTCTGTAACGTGCGGGCCGCCCATTACGACCTTAAAGCCCTCTTCGCGGAGTGCGTCGGCGACCTTGTAGGCACGGGCCACCATACGGGTCATTGCCCCGATGCCGACTAAGCCAATATCGTTATCTTTGCAAAAACGAACAAGCTCAGGGCGCGTCATTGCCTTGGCGTTTCCGTCGATAAGGATCACTTCGTGCCCAGCAGGCGTCAGTGACTGGAGCAGGAACATCCAAAGGTGCGGCATAAAATTGCGCGTAATGCCGTTGTCCGGATTATATAAAAGGATCTTCATTCTTATTTATCGCTTTGGTAAAACTGGTTATCGGTTGCCGATGTCTCGGCAACCCAAATGGTAGATACTGCGTTTTCGTCTATTTGAATCTGCAAAGTTATTGCTTATATTCTCACGAATTTCAGAAAATATCTATTTAAGAATAATTCTTCGGATAATAGAAAAGAATGCAGCGTCAGGCAAAAAGCGTCTGAGCGTAAGGATTCCCTTAGTGTTTACGCCGTATCTTAGCCGCTTTGTGCCGTCGCTGACGGCTTCGTAAATCTTTTGGGCGACAACCGCCCCGTCGGGTGCAGTTTCGCCGGCACGCAGCATATTTGGCATTGCCCGGGCGGTTATCGCGTCATAAGCAGTCAAGCCTTCCTTGTGGGTGAGGTCCTGCGAGCGGTCGTAAAAATCGGTTCGGATGGGGCCCGGTTCGATGACCTTAACGCGAATGTTAAATTGTTCGAGCTCGTATTGCAGCGATTCCGAAAACCCCTCGACGGCCCACTTGGTCGAATTATAAAGGCTGTAGAGCGGAAAGGTCATTCGGCCGCCGACCGACGCAATATTGACGATCGTCCCGCGTTTTTCGGAGCGAAAATACGGCAATATCTCGCGGCAAACGTTCATAAGTCCAAAGACATTGGTCTGAAACTGCTTTTCGATCTGCTCCGGCGTTGCCGCCTCAAATGCTCCGGTCAGGCTGTAACCGGCGTTATTGACCACGGCGTCGATGCGGCCAAATTTTTCGATCGCCGCAGCGATCGCGGCACGGATCGATCCCGGGTCGGTCACGTCAAGGCGTATACACTCGATATCGACGATCTGTTTGAGTTCGTCGGCACTCTCGGGATGACGCATAGTCGCCGCGACCTTCCAGTTCTTAGCCTGAAATAGCTTGGCCGTGTGCAGACCAATGCCACTCGACGATCCCGTTATTAGCACAACTTTGTTCATATATGAAAATTTACCACAGAGTCACAGATAACACGGATAACAAAAGCCAGGCGTCGTTAACTCTTTAACTATTAACTGCGAGATCCTGAATTCCGTTTTGGAGGATAGTCCGCCGAGAGATCTGTGCATCTGTGATGAATTTTCTTTGTGATAAAATCGAGTGTATGAAGTTCCTGCATATCGCAGACGTGCATCTTGGGTGTACACGGTACCAACTTGCCGAGAGCCCGAGGGATTTTTTCGACGCGTGGGTCGATGTTCTGCGGCGTTATGCCATCGACGAAAAGGTCGATTTTGTCATAATGTGCGGTGATTTTTTTCACAAGCGAATTGTACCGCCCGAGACGATGAATTATGCCGTTGAAGGCCTCAAAATGGTGAAAGATGCCGGGATCCCGGTCATCGCGATCGAGGGCAATCACGATCAGAAATACAATGACAGTGCATTTAGCTGGCTGCGTTCGCTTGCCGCCTGGGATCTGATGATCCTGCTCGAACCGCGAACAGTCGAGGGTAAAATGGTCTATGACGAATGGAACGCCGACGCCCGCAGCGGCGGATACATTGATATAGGACGAGCTAGGATATTTGGCTCGGAGTGGTACGGTGCGTCCGGAAACTGGGCGATCCCTATGCTGACCGATGCGATCGCCGATAGTCGCCGCGACGGTGCATTTCATCTATTGATGCTGCACACCGACGTCGAAGGGCATCAGACCCATCCGATACCGGCACTGTCGATCGATGCACTAAAACAGCTAAAGTCGGTGACCGAATATGTCGGGCTTGGCCATACACACAAGCATTACGAGATCGACAACTGGGCATTCAATCCAGGGTCGATCGAGATCACGAATATCAGTGAGTTTCGCGAAACGCGGGGCGTATTTGTCGTCGAGGTCGGCGAAGACAATACGGTCGATGCGAGACATATCGAGGACTATCATTATCGGCCGTTTCAACAGCTACAGTTTAATGTGACGGGCTATGCTGACGCGCGAGCGGTGACCGAAGACATCCTCAAACGCGTCGATGTCGAGGCTCGACGGGCAGAGGACGGCAAACCGCAACCCATCATTGAGATCAGTCTTCGTGGACAGCTTGGATTTCCAAACTCGCTACTCGAGATGACCAAGATCCGCGATCAGGTCCGGGCAATGACCGGTGCACTACACGTCCGGATCAAGAATCATACGGTGCCGGCGGAGTTCGTTGAGACTGATGACACCGCCGACGATATCGGCCGGGAAAAATTAGAACGCCGCGTGGTCGAAGATCTGATCAACCGCGATAACCGTTATAAAACGAGATCTGACGACGTGACGGACGCCGTGATCGGAGCCAAACGAATGGCGCTCGGTGACGACGAACCGCAGAAGATCGCTGATTTTTTAGCCGTAAAACTGGGCTAGGCCGCCCGACGAATTATGAATAGTTCACTGGATAAAGTTGCAGGCATTAACGATCTGCCGATCTTTCCGCTCCCGCTGGTGATAATGCCAAACGAGATTCTGCCGCTGCATCTCTTCGAACGCCGTTATCGGCAGATGCTTGACGACATCGGCGGCGTCGGCGGCATTTTCGGTATCACACTTTTGGATCACGAAAGCAGCCTTTCGGAAAGGCCGGAGGTGGGGTCGGTCGGGTGTGCCGCCGAGATACGCGATGTCCAGACGATGGACGACGGGCGTTCGAATATCATCATTATCGGGGTTGCCCGGTATCGACTGGTGGATCTGATCGACGACGATAAGCCGTATCTGTACGGCGATGTCGCGTTTTTTGAGGACGAACCGGACGAGAGCGGAGATCCGGAAAATTTGGCGGGCGAGGTCTTTGACCTATTTATGAGGATGGCAAATGCGGTGTCCAAGATAAACGGCAGCCGTATTAAATTGCCCGAGATATCTAGATCGGACCCGGAGTCGCTATCATTCCTTGCCGCGGCGACACTTGGATTTGAAAATGAGCTGAAATATCGGCTTTTAGAGATGACCTCGACGGTGGAGCGTCTGGAAAGTATCCGCAAGACGCTGATCCAGTCCGTCAAACAGATCGAAGATCGAACTGACATCGTCGCCGCAGCGAAAACCAACGGTCACAGCAAGAAAAAGCTGGATATTTAATTGCCGAGATTATTTCGGAAAAAGTCGATTATGCGACGATCATAGGCTTCGGACTGATCTATTGACGCATTGATGATACCGACTCCTGAAGGACTAAGATCAGTCTTGCTCTCGATCTTGTTACCGGAGGCAAAGCACTTGCTCAGTTTCGTCGTCGATTCCTGAAAGTCAGGAGCGTCGAGGCCGGCGAGTAATAAGATACTTCGCCCGTCGATCTTTTTCGCGGTTTCACACGACGGGTCGCTTATAACAGCCGTCAAAGAAATAGAGGAATGTTCCGACCTTGGCCAAACGGGTTGTGATCGAGCTCGCAAATGGAAATCGTCGGCTGACGGCGTCGGTGACCAATGCGTCTGAGTTTTCCGGAACGCTGTCGAGGACAAGTGCCTTGATGGTCTTGTCGATAGCGGCGGCGTTGAGTGCAGCGGATGCCCCAAGCTCGATGCCGTAAACGCCGACGTCCTTGCCGACGAGGGTGATCTGATTGGGCGTCTTGAGGTTACGGATAAATTCGACGGCCGAAATAGCGTCTTCGGCTTCGCAGCCGCCAAATGACGAGTTTTTGACCGGCGCATTTTCGCCGTGAGCCCTGAGGTCGGGCATAAGAACCGTGAAATTCGTCGATTCGTTGAGCTTAACGCCGAGATTCAAAATGTATGAACGGTCGGCACCGTACTTATGAAAGAGGACGACCGCCGGAGCGTTTTCGATACCGCGGAGCAGCCAGCCACGCGAAGTCGAGCCATCTTTATTGGTCCACGTTTCATCTGTAACTTGTGACCCGCGTGAACTCAGCTGAGCGTATTTTTCGGGAGTGACGAGATACTTGACCGCATCCGGATGAGCCGTGCGGTAAGTTAACCAGACCGATGCCGCCGCCAATGCCGCAACTATCAGCAAAATGACGGGAAATATCAGTTTTGAAAGACTCTTTGCCAGACGCGTGGACATTGCCATAAAAGATATTTGCGAAAAGTCACAGGAGACCCACTCGCATTTGCAGGACACTGAAAGCAAAACAGAAGAATGCTTTCGATAAGGCTCTTACGATGTTACCATAATGGGCTAGTTTTAAGGAAGATAATTTTTGATGCGAAACATACTCAGATCGGCCGCCGTGATCGTATTTCTAACGGCCTTCGGCACCCTCACATTCGGACAAACAACTGCGTCTGCCGCTAAACAGAGCGGAGTGGCGATAATGCCGCTCGCGGATGTCCGGGAAGGTGCCCGCGGGATCGCCAAAACGGTCTTTCGCGGGTCTGAGCCCG encodes the following:
- a CDS encoding exonuclease SbcCD subunit D; the encoded protein is MKFLHIADVHLGCTRYQLAESPRDFFDAWVDVLRRYAIDEKVDFVIMCGDFFHKRIVPPETMNYAVEGLKMVKDAGIPVIAIEGNHDQKYNDSAFSWLRSLAAWDLMILLEPRTVEGKMVYDEWNADARSGGYIDIGRARIFGSEWYGASGNWAIPMLTDAIADSRRDGAFHLLMLHTDVEGHQTHPIPALSIDALKQLKSVTEYVGLGHTHKHYEIDNWAFNPGSIEITNISEFRETRGVFVVEVGEDNTVDARHIEDYHYRPFQQLQFNVTGYADARAVTEDILKRVDVEARRAEDGKPQPIIEISLRGQLGFPNSLLEMTKIRDQVRAMTGALHVRIKNHTVPAEFVETDDTADDIGREKLERRVVEDLINRDNRYKTRSDDVTDAVIGAKRMALGDDEPQKIADFLAVKLG
- a CDS encoding B12-binding domain-containing radical SAM protein: MKILLYNPDNGITRNFMPHLWMFLLQSLTPAGHEVILIDGNAKAMTRPELVRFCKDNDIGLVGIGAMTRMVARAYKVADALREEGFKVVMGGPHVTECPDEALGKDGGPRHADAVALGEADEYWAQIVEDAASGNLKEVYQPKVDEKGNDFKPDLQPYPHIPWETLDLDQFSLVPKFLQGPLSKAGAGWGKFFVVPIETGRGCPYGCEFCTVTGFFGDSIRFRTNESVIDELLRLKARARKEKGQIAVFFIDDNLAINKKRLKGLLRDMIAAGATLPWVAQISANLLADEELVDLIAEAGGKWIFIGMESIDPANMADVNKTFSKPANYQAVLDGLARRNIYAITSFIFGMDNDTVGVADRTVDEIESWAPGLPVFGQLTPFPATPLYTRLQKTGRLHRPKHWLEFAPFVMAHNPLKMTIEDAKDETFDAWSRSYSPERNYEAINAIRHAPIDVRISHLVARLFFRGIYFPQMSKWAWVKLLLDNRRSILSLTGEGVRTWRQARKRRRIEARDVQTAES
- a CDS encoding SDR family oxidoreductase, with protein sequence MNKVVLITGSSSGIGLHTAKLFQAKNWKVAATMRHPESADELKQIVDIECIRLDVTDPGSIRAAIAAAIEKFGRIDAVVNNAGYSLTGAFEAATPEQIEKQFQTNVFGLMNVCREILPYFRSEKRGTIVNIASVGGRMTFPLYSLYNSTKWAVEGFSESLQYELEQFNIRVKVIEPGPIRTDFYDRSQDLTHKEGLTAYDAITARAMPNMLRAGETAPDGAVVAQKIYEAVSDGTKRLRYGVNTKGILTLRRFLPDAAFFSIIRRIILK
- a CDS encoding LON peptidase substrate-binding domain-containing protein → MNSSLDKVAGINDLPIFPLPLVIMPNEILPLHLFERRYRQMLDDIGGVGGIFGITLLDHESSLSERPEVGSVGCAAEIRDVQTMDDGRSNIIIIGVARYRLVDLIDDDKPYLYGDVAFFEDEPDESGDPENLAGEVFDLFMRMANAVSKINGSRIKLPEISRSDPESLSFLAAATLGFENELKYRLLEMTSTVERLESIRKTLIQSVKQIEDRTDIVAAAKTNGHSKKKLDI